In the Chryseobacterium sp. MYb264 genome, one interval contains:
- a CDS encoding transposase has product MLLLKEMFKESDESVIERWIENAYWQYFTGETFFQTEQPFDPSNFVHFRKKNWR; this is encoded by the coding sequence ATGCTTTTGCTCAAGGAAATGTTTAAAGAAAGTGATGAAAGTGTAATAGAGAGATGGATTGAGAATGCGTATTGGCAATATTTTACCGGAGAAACCTTTTTCCAGACAGAGCAGCCTTTCGATCCGAGCAATTTTGTACACTTCAGAAAAAAGAATTGGAGATAA
- a CDS encoding transposase: MMYQVLDKDIIENEIVPNLPKPKRGFFPKAPLAEIVNCILYKLKTGVQWAYLPVKSLFAENVLTYQSVFYHFRKWCVKNIWQDCWIKLLSKNKSKLDLSQCRFRRESYISITGRRRGRLSRGGL; this comes from the coding sequence ATGATGTACCAAGTACTAGACAAAGATATAATAGAAAATGAAATAGTACCTAATCTTCCTAAGCCAAAACGAGGATTTTTTCCCAAAGCCCCTCTTGCTGAAATAGTAAATTGCATATTATACAAACTGAAAACAGGGGTTCAATGGGCTTATTTACCTGTAAAAAGTCTTTTTGCAGAGAATGTTTTGACCTATCAAAGTGTTTTCTATCATTTTCGTAAATGGTGTGTAAAAAATATTTGGCAAGATTGCTGGATAAAGCTATTATCAAAAAATAAATCGAAATTAGATTTATCCCAGTGCAGATTTAGACGGGAGTCATACATCAGCATTACGGGGAGGAGAAGAGGTCGCTTATCAAGGGGTGGTTTGTAA
- a CDS encoding transposase, with protein sequence MKFSFSFDGILPSAVEVFTGQKYSAEDNALAEAVLKQIKKEEHHHNIYTIDRGLQSTRTMKEFEEKCMKFIIRSKENRKFEEIESFLETENILKWNDWKVIKDSKVKLYTGKPIQNKRGNIHHREEKVETCFRLLVIKNEKTNKEFWFLTNEFELSAREISDYYRKRWDIEVFFRFMKQELNLIHLISLNKNGIEVMVYMTMIASMLLLIYKKANSLGYKTAKRRITMELRDMITAILIVFAGGDPAKVFKT encoded by the coding sequence GTGAAATTCAGTTTTTCGTTTGATGGAATTTTACCTTCGGCAGTAGAGGTTTTTACGGGACAAAAATATTCGGCAGAAGACAATGCACTTGCCGAAGCTGTTTTGAAACAGATAAAAAAAGAAGAACATCACCATAATATTTATACCATAGACAGGGGATTGCAATCCACCAGAACAATGAAAGAGTTTGAAGAGAAGTGCATGAAATTTATTATTCGCTCCAAAGAAAACAGAAAATTTGAAGAGATTGAATCTTTTCTTGAAACAGAAAATATTCTAAAATGGAATGACTGGAAAGTCATCAAAGACAGTAAAGTAAAACTTTATACCGGAAAACCTATTCAAAACAAGCGTGGAAACATCCATCATCGGGAAGAAAAAGTAGAGACCTGTTTTCGCTTGCTGGTCATCAAAAATGAAAAAACAAACAAAGAATTTTGGTTTCTAACCAATGAGTTTGAGCTCTCTGCAAGAGAAATATCGGACTACTACCGTAAAAGATGGGATATTGAAGTGTTTTTCAGGTTTATGAAACAGGAGCTTAATTTAATTCATCTTATTTCACTCAATAAAAACGGAATTGAAGTAATGGTTTATATGACAATGATTGCTTCTATGTTGTTATTAATCTATAAAAAAGCAAACAGTTTAGGTTATAAAACCGCAAAAAGGCGCATCACAATGGAACTTCGAGATATGATTACCGCGATTTTAATCGTCTTCGCAGGTGGTGATCCTGCTAAAGTATTTAAAACATAA
- a CDS encoding alpha/beta hydrolase family protein produces MGGYETNFIATKSNRFAAYLSGASVNNIVKFYFSYNTHFNLFDFSRFENGQHEMNVPFSENKEKYFKNNPIHEVEKVNAPMLLWAGLKDENVTPDQTMAFYTGLLRNRKPAIALLYKEKGHDLGIGSRESKDLNLKTLEWWGYFLKDEKMYRGLRRRW; encoded by the coding sequence ATGGGCGGTTATGAAACCAATTTTATTGCAACAAAATCAAACCGTTTTGCGGCATATCTATCAGGAGCTTCTGTAAATAATATTGTAAAGTTTTACTTTTCTTATAATACTCATTTTAATCTTTTCGACTTTTCAAGATTTGAAAATGGGCAACACGAAATGAATGTTCCTTTTTCAGAGAATAAGGAAAAGTATTTTAAGAATAATCCGATTCATGAGGTGGAAAAAGTAAATGCCCCGATGCTCTTATGGGCAGGTTTAAAAGATGAAAATGTGACTCCGGATCAGACAATGGCTTTTTACACAGGGCTTCTAAGAAACCGAAAACCTGCGATTGCTTTATTGTATAAGGAAAAAGGGCATGATTTGGGAATAGGAAGCAGGGAAAGTAAAGATTTAAACCTGAAAACTTTGGAATGGTGGGGGTATTTTTTGAAGGATGAAAAAATGTACCGTGGATTGAGAAGGAGATGGTAA
- a CDS encoding TOTE conflict system archaeo-eukaryotic primase domain-containing protein gives MKDNLNKQIDMFRSLFQGREDVFAIRWEKSGKSGYMPPYQYDPYHYRVHKMNGGTFANYPHKTYLPLTDNEIQKHLNGIQQIGIYPLLMDNTSWFLVADFDKQNWQKEAVNFLKSCKEKNIPAYLERSRSGNGGHIWIFFDKPYPAIRSRKIFISILEESGAFSMFDKGSSFDRLFPNQDFLSGKGLGNLIALPFFKPAMENGNSCFINPETFEPYPDQWQFLNEIERIPVDILEDFYQEVSPIQNLQIPKSKNGRLTITLQQNIRIQRDGLATSLINFLKEELNLANSEFFIKKKSGKTTFGTERYFKLIEETENEIIIPRGFIGKLLRFCKEQNLDFDFQDHRKQKEKVGFSFNTTLKEHQDKVIDGISKKDFGVIVAPPGSGKTIMGLKIIADKKQPALIVVHRKQLLEQWQERVQAFIGIPKHEIGIIGQGKAKIGKQITIATIQSLPKQIEQIQNQFGTILVDECHHIPAKTFRDTIEKLETFYLYGLTATPFRKYNDHKLIFAFLGEVISEITSNEIENFKHAQIIVRNTKLDIPFNSKTDNFETLSKILIHDSERNKFILDNIKTELSKGKRIAIITERKEHIDTLYLFLKQSYEVITLSGDDSESNRKLKWQILQQDNFQIFITTGQYFGEGSDLSNISSLFLVYPFSFKGKLIQYIGRVQRSEISPTIYDYRDSKIDYLNKLFLKRNTYYRQIARQASLFDEPTEGTPERQSLVIEKQIKIAIEDLDFRYGNVGFKYINKENDQQLDFEIENEEFRPEFEVLKPYFIKVLRSKYVKIDIYAEIENGVILSQLATSSDLENINKEIIGSVKFQFLNKNFISQIPTLKQNILTTDELPKNQNIYTDAQSILENLLNGKQYKHSNHIQYLADKHERHVMKLRFVLQPFSFVFLIAGEQSYHIVLETLDTEEATYIWHTDKNKSVLMETVKQIDKELNIIRDKGRQAYLETNPQNFSRVMHDYSNDNKGFIVWKGQLEERLV, from the coding sequence ATGAAAGATAATCTTAACAAGCAAATTGATATGTTTCGTTCCTTATTCCAAGGCAGGGAAGACGTGTTTGCAATTCGTTGGGAGAAATCTGGAAAGTCCGGCTATATGCCTCCCTATCAGTATGACCCGTATCATTATCGGGTACATAAAATGAATGGTGGAACTTTTGCAAATTATCCACACAAAACCTATTTACCACTTACCGATAACGAAATTCAAAAACATTTAAACGGTATCCAACAAATTGGAATTTATCCTTTATTAATGGATAATACTTCGTGGTTTTTAGTTGCAGATTTTGACAAACAAAATTGGCAAAAGGAAGCTGTAAATTTCTTAAAATCCTGCAAAGAGAAGAATATCCCTGCATATTTGGAGCGTTCCCGTTCCGGAAATGGAGGACACATCTGGATATTTTTTGACAAACCTTATCCGGCTATCCGAAGCCGCAAGATTTTTATTTCTATTTTGGAAGAGTCGGGAGCTTTTTCAATGTTTGACAAAGGTTCAAGTTTCGATAGATTATTTCCTAATCAGGATTTTCTTTCGGGAAAAGGTTTGGGTAATTTGATAGCCCTGCCATTTTTTAAACCTGCAATGGAAAATGGAAATAGTTGTTTTATCAATCCTGAAACATTTGAACCTTATCCCGATCAATGGCAGTTTTTGAATGAAATAGAAAGGATTCCGGTTGACATATTGGAGGATTTCTATCAGGAAGTTTCTCCAATACAAAATCTACAAATTCCTAAAAGCAAAAACGGCAGGCTTACCATTACACTTCAACAAAATATCCGTATTCAAAGAGATGGATTGGCGACTTCACTTATCAATTTTCTGAAAGAAGAATTGAATCTTGCTAATTCAGAATTCTTTATCAAGAAAAAATCGGGTAAAACTACTTTTGGAACAGAGCGCTATTTTAAACTGATTGAAGAGACAGAAAACGAAATTATTATTCCACGAGGTTTTATTGGAAAATTGCTTCGATTTTGTAAAGAACAAAACTTGGATTTTGATTTTCAAGACCATCGAAAACAAAAAGAAAAAGTTGGATTTTCATTTAATACAACATTAAAAGAACATCAGGATAAGGTCATTGATGGTATTTCAAAAAAGGATTTTGGAGTAATCGTTGCTCCACCCGGTTCTGGTAAAACAATAATGGGCTTAAAAATTATTGCAGATAAGAAACAACCAGCTTTAATCGTTGTTCATCGCAAACAATTACTAGAACAATGGCAGGAAAGAGTGCAAGCATTTATAGGAATTCCTAAACATGAAATTGGTATTATTGGGCAAGGAAAAGCAAAAATTGGAAAACAGATTACAATTGCTACCATTCAGAGTTTACCAAAGCAAATTGAGCAGATCCAGAATCAATTCGGAACCATTCTCGTTGACGAATGTCATCACATTCCTGCCAAAACTTTCCGTGATACGATTGAAAAGTTGGAAACATTTTACCTATATGGACTAACAGCGACACCATTCAGGAAATACAATGATCATAAATTGATTTTTGCTTTTCTCGGAGAAGTAATCTCAGAAATTACAAGCAACGAAATTGAAAATTTTAAACACGCTCAAATTATTGTCAGAAACACTAAACTGGATATTCCGTTCAATTCAAAAACAGATAATTTTGAAACCCTTTCAAAAATTTTAATTCACGATTCGGAAAGAAACAAGTTTATTCTGGATAACATAAAAACAGAGCTTTCCAAAGGAAAGCGAATTGCAATTATCACGGAAAGGAAAGAACATATTGATACACTTTACCTTTTCCTGAAGCAATCTTATGAAGTGATTACACTGAGTGGCGATGATTCTGAAAGTAATAGAAAATTAAAATGGCAAATTTTACAACAAGATAACTTTCAGATATTTATAACCACCGGACAGTATTTTGGAGAAGGTTCGGATTTATCAAATATCAGTTCTTTGTTTCTGGTATATCCGTTTTCATTCAAAGGCAAGTTGATTCAATACATTGGTCGCGTACAACGGTCTGAAATCAGCCCAACGATCTATGATTATCGGGACAGCAAAATTGATTACCTGAACAAACTGTTTTTAAAACGAAATACCTATTACCGTCAAATAGCAAGACAGGCAAGTTTGTTTGATGAACCAACAGAGGGTACTCCTGAAAGACAAAGTTTGGTCATAGAGAAACAAATTAAAATAGCTATAGAAGATTTAGATTTCAGATATGGGAATGTTGGTTTTAAATACATAAACAAAGAAAACGATCAACAATTAGATTTTGAAATAGAAAATGAGGAATTTAGACCGGAGTTTGAAGTTTTGAAACCTTATTTTATCAAGGTTTTGAGATCAAAATATGTTAAAATTGATATTTATGCTGAAATAGAAAATGGTGTTATTTTATCACAATTAGCTACATCCTCTGATCTGGAAAACATCAATAAAGAAATAATAGGAAGTGTAAAATTTCAATTTCTCAATAAAAATTTTATCAGTCAGATTCCGACATTGAAACAAAACATTCTTACAACCGATGAACTACCAAAAAATCAAAATATTTATACCGATGCGCAGAGTATTTTGGAAAATTTATTAAATGGAAAACAGTATAAACATTCCAACCATATTCAGTATTTGGCAGATAAGCATGAACGACATGTTATGAAACTAAGGTTTGTTTTACAGCCGTTTTCCTTTGTGTTTTTAATTGCCGGAGAGCAAAGTTATCACATTGTTTTAGAAACCTTAGATACAGAAGAAGCCACCTACATTTGGCATACAGACAAAAATAAATCAGTACTAATGGAGACTGTAAAGCAAATAGACAAAGAACTCAATATTATCCGAGACAAAGGACGGCAAGCCTATTTAGAAACCAATCCGCAGAACTTTTCAAGAGTTATGCACGATTATTCTAATGATAATAAAGGTTTTATAGTGTGGAAGGGGCAATTAGAAGAACGATTAGTTTAA
- a CDS encoding DUF4468 domain-containing protein, with amino-acid sequence MKNYILTGIFLLLFTNSAFSQYFTLAPTGFVSKENLDYTVVEVPGAKQQELYDNVLKSINSLYSNPKNGLTLVPGQAITLAAYKNRGLKTSGGISGIYYDVDYTLSFLFKDGKIRINGPTFSAETMNYNGTVNKMNVKKFYFKSNGEPRGEKNHQIVNSYFNDLIKSILEKSANINNW; translated from the coding sequence ATGAAAAATTACATCTTGACCGGAATATTTTTGCTATTATTTACAAATTCCGCATTTTCACAATATTTTACCCTAGCACCAACAGGGTTCGTGTCTAAAGAGAATTTGGATTATACTGTAGTGGAAGTTCCTGGTGCTAAACAGCAGGAACTTTATGACAATGTATTAAAGTCGATCAATAGTCTGTATTCCAATCCTAAAAATGGCTTGACATTGGTTCCTGGGCAGGCTATTACTTTAGCAGCTTATAAAAATAGAGGCCTTAAGACATCCGGTGGTATCTCTGGTATTTATTATGATGTAGATTATACCTTATCTTTTTTGTTTAAAGATGGAAAGATAAGAATCAATGGTCCTACTTTTAGTGCAGAAACCATGAACTACAACGGTACTGTGAATAAAATGAATGTGAAAAAGTTTTATTTCAAGAGCAATGGTGAGCCTAGAGGAGAGAAAAACCATCAAATTGTAAACTCGTACTTTAATGATTTGATCAAATCCATCCTTGAAAAATCCGCTAATATTAATAATTGGTAA
- a CDS encoding type VI secretion system Vgr family protein, whose translation MFQEQNNLPEKTSGSEKIDAKKKAKSGRTEEALSYTANNTVEMPQMLNQSVIPTEAAVVRERIWPKQPTSKIHNSSAIAENEVAGINRVVRLDIHIEGTPIKYFKHFKLTQSAVRHHGFDLTLAHDALGTTENHNLESVQSFLGKRITVVFKYKDVEEGPERNFIGVITEVGFSQEKGSLGNLVLSGYSPTVLMDAAPHIQSFGGKQSISLNSIATSVIEDALDKNKYDFRVDANFGNLPYSSQYEETHYNYLARIAEAYGEQFFYDGEVLHFGKLPPQEKPIVLTYGSNLTDVKIKMKVQHVNPSFYGYNSSKNERFSGGSSAIHHTSDIAKRAYDISQNTFRTKSLRVAPIKATSFMDIDASQKGTAGSKAAEVFITSGNTTVPFLYPGCIADIEMRKTDSNETAYFTKLMLLEVYHEVDARGYYTGSFQAIASDTGYLPRPEFILPTAEPQFGKVVSNTDPLNQGRVQVQFDWQTGQDCTEFIRVMSPDAGSSDKVNKNRGFMSVPEIGDQVIINFVHSHPDRPFVMGGMFHGGIGSGGGKGNNIMSFSGRSGAELKYDNGAGSMNLKDQGGASMHFDGTGNAVVQANTDHTTNTGNNNTINAGSTTTINVGAKEGTPAQSVFKMDAGGNVVIDAKTSITLKVGDNLLSIDKKGLIKLNGKNLEQKADNNFELNAKRVNQTAKGSNFKINSDQNVIVTGGNEVKMK comes from the coding sequence ATGTTTCAAGAACAAAACAATCTACCTGAAAAGACATCGGGTTCAGAAAAAATAGATGCTAAAAAAAAGGCAAAGTCCGGCCGTACGGAGGAAGCTCTTTCCTATACAGCCAACAACACTGTTGAAATGCCACAAATGCTTAATCAATCTGTAATTCCTACCGAGGCAGCTGTCGTAAGGGAGAGGATATGGCCTAAGCAGCCGACTTCAAAAATCCACAATTCCTCCGCCATCGCAGAAAATGAAGTTGCAGGAATAAACAGGGTTGTTCGCCTGGATATTCACATTGAGGGTACTCCCATTAAGTATTTCAAGCACTTTAAATTAACGCAAAGTGCGGTGAGGCATCATGGATTTGATTTAACGCTGGCGCACGATGCCCTGGGAACTACGGAAAACCATAATCTGGAATCTGTGCAGAGTTTTCTCGGGAAGAGAATAACAGTGGTATTTAAATACAAAGATGTTGAAGAGGGACCTGAAAGAAATTTTATAGGAGTAATCACTGAAGTTGGATTCAGTCAGGAAAAAGGAAGTCTTGGAAACCTCGTTCTATCCGGTTACAGTCCTACAGTTCTGATGGATGCGGCTCCTCATATTCAGAGCTTTGGTGGTAAGCAGTCTATTAGCCTTAACAGTATTGCAACCAGCGTTATAGAGGATGCTTTAGATAAGAATAAATATGATTTTAGGGTCGATGCAAATTTCGGTAACCTGCCATATAGTTCACAGTATGAGGAGACTCACTATAATTATCTTGCCCGTATTGCAGAAGCCTACGGAGAGCAGTTTTTCTATGATGGGGAAGTATTGCATTTCGGGAAACTGCCGCCACAGGAAAAGCCTATAGTTCTTACTTACGGGAGCAATTTAACAGATGTTAAAATCAAAATGAAGGTGCAGCATGTTAATCCATCTTTTTATGGATATAACAGCAGCAAAAATGAAAGGTTTTCCGGTGGCAGCTCAGCCATACATCATACTTCTGATATTGCTAAACGGGCATATGACATATCTCAGAATACTTTCCGGACGAAATCTTTACGCGTGGCACCTATTAAGGCTACCTCTTTTATGGATATTGATGCCTCCCAAAAGGGAACCGCAGGAAGTAAAGCAGCAGAGGTTTTTATTACTTCAGGCAACACAACAGTCCCTTTTCTGTATCCGGGGTGTATTGCAGATATAGAGATGAGAAAAACAGACAGTAATGAAACGGCGTACTTTACAAAGCTGATGCTGCTTGAGGTCTATCACGAAGTTGATGCCCGGGGATATTATACAGGAAGTTTTCAGGCTATTGCATCTGATACGGGATATTTGCCAAGGCCAGAATTTATTCTCCCAACTGCAGAACCTCAATTTGGCAAAGTCGTTTCTAATACAGATCCGTTAAACCAGGGGAGAGTACAGGTACAGTTTGACTGGCAGACAGGGCAGGACTGCACAGAATTTATTCGTGTAATGTCTCCCGATGCAGGTAGCAGTGATAAGGTGAACAAAAACAGAGGATTTATGTCAGTCCCCGAAATTGGTGATCAGGTTATCATAAATTTTGTGCATTCTCATCCTGACAGGCCTTTTGTGATGGGGGGGATGTTTCACGGAGGTATCGGTTCAGGTGGCGGTAAAGGAAATAATATCATGAGTTTCAGTGGCCGAAGCGGTGCTGAGCTGAAATATGATAATGGAGCCGGCTCCATGAATCTTAAAGATCAGGGGGGAGCAAGCATGCATTTCGACGGAACAGGAAATGCAGTGGTTCAGGCCAACACAGATCACACGACAAATACCGGAAATAACAATACCATTAATGCAGGGAGCACCACTACGATTAATGTCGGAGCGAAAGAAGGAACACCGGCACAATCGGTGTTTAAAATGGATGCCGGCGGAAATGTTGTTATTGATGCCAAAACTTCTATCACTTTAAAAGTGGGTGATAACCTTCTGTCTATTGATAAAAAAGGACTTATCAAACTGAACGGAAAGAATCTCGAGCAAAAAGCAGACAATAATTTTGAACTGAATGCAAAACGGGTGAACCAGACTGCAAAGGGATCTAATTTTAAGATCAACAGCGATCAAAATGTAATTGTTACCGGAGGTAATGAAGTTAAAATGAAATAA
- a CDS encoding DUF4280 domain-containing protein: MQYLKNNAILRCDKGLIPSILNVTSNSKIKNRDGLFATDKDNTAGVNITHFTLCSVAGICRLNLNLAGQKLNWINTVPKVKIKDTKALFEASKCICPLGGIITSMNSGQI, encoded by the coding sequence ATGCAATATCTAAAAAATAACGCTATCCTAAGATGTGACAAGGGATTAATTCCCTCCATTCTTAATGTAACGAGCAACAGTAAAATCAAAAACAGGGATGGTCTGTTTGCTACGGATAAGGACAACACTGCAGGAGTGAATATTACTCATTTTACATTATGCAGTGTGGCGGGCATCTGTCGTCTTAATCTAAATCTGGCTGGTCAGAAGCTTAACTGGATCAATACAGTACCTAAAGTTAAGATCAAAGATACGAAGGCTCTGTTTGAAGCGTCGAAGTGTATCTGTCCGCTTGGCGGAATTATAACAAGTATGAACTCAGGACAAATATAA
- a CDS encoding tetratricopeptide repeat protein, with the protein MNEKEVKKYLSDARKHRSNGEFAESLALLHQVNNEFPENVTYRYLLASTYFESMSTEPAKKYVQEAIALDAGFKENYELLGDIYQKEGDVELARTNYEKAYDLDSHYISVNEKLIQIYLKIKNYEGVIKVCDHLMSIIPVDTSSAKARALTSIYLGCLLYRSWALVYLKDYESAVKQIEDIKTMDKETGVPSYPGMYKNEDESLFKLYYRLKNTEKAEHYRNLLREEYGYGEEAIRKLETEADQDIMLFRQRPEIMVHLGLS; encoded by the coding sequence ATGAACGAAAAAGAAGTTAAGAAATACCTTTCAGATGCCAGGAAGCATCGGAGTAATGGAGAATTTGCCGAATCTCTGGCTTTATTACATCAGGTGAACAACGAGTTTCCGGAAAATGTGACGTATCGTTACCTGCTGGCCTCTACTTATTTCGAGAGCATGAGTACAGAACCGGCTAAAAAATATGTACAGGAAGCTATTGCTCTGGATGCTGGTTTTAAGGAGAATTACGAGCTGCTAGGTGATATTTACCAGAAAGAAGGAGATGTTGAGTTAGCGAGAACAAATTATGAAAAAGCTTATGATCTCGATTCTCATTATATCAGTGTGAATGAAAAGCTTATACAGATATATCTCAAAATTAAAAATTACGAAGGTGTGATCAAAGTTTGTGATCATCTCATGAGTATAATTCCGGTGGATACTTCTTCTGCGAAAGCAAGAGCCTTAACTTCTATTTATCTGGGTTGCCTGCTGTACAGAAGCTGGGCTTTGGTTTACCTTAAAGATTATGAATCTGCAGTGAAACAAATTGAAGATATAAAGACAATGGACAAGGAAACAGGGGTTCCGTCTTATCCGGGTATGTATAAAAATGAAGATGAATCACTTTTCAAGTTATATTACCGACTGAAAAATACAGAAAAAGCCGAACATTACAGGAACTTATTAAGAGAAGAGTACGGCTATGGTGAAGAGGCCATCAGAAAACTGGAGACTGAAGCAGACCAGGATATTATGCTGTTCAGACAGCGTCCTGAAATAATGGTACATTTAGGATTGAGCTAG
- the fabZ gene encoding 3-hydroxyacyl-ACP dehydratase FabZ, producing the protein MDNEPNITGTQYKDIAGRIPQRYPFLFVDRIIEVSKDKAVCLKNVSLTDPYLVGHFPDEPVFPGVLLVEACAQVGGIMIAEHEDYSRKGYIAMLDQFKFIDFIIPGDTVYITCHLISLFGKFVKTSVEARVNNKIVGKGTITYNFKK; encoded by the coding sequence ATGGACAATGAACCAAATATTACCGGAACTCAGTATAAAGATATTGCTGGCCGTATACCGCAGCGATATCCGTTCCTATTTGTTGACCGGATTATTGAAGTAAGCAAAGATAAGGCGGTATGCTTGAAAAATGTAAGTCTCACAGATCCATATCTTGTCGGGCATTTTCCGGATGAACCTGTATTTCCAGGAGTATTACTCGTGGAGGCCTGTGCTCAGGTGGGAGGTATTATGATCGCGGAACATGAAGACTATAGCCGGAAAGGATATATTGCCATGCTTGATCAATTTAAATTTATAGATTTCATTATACCGGGAGACACGGTGTATATAACCTGCCATTTGATCAGCCTTTTCGGTAAATTCGTAAAAACTTCTGTAGAGGCCAGGGTGAATAATAAGATCGTGGGTAAAGGGACGATTACTTATAATTTTAAAAAATAA
- a CDS encoding beta-ketoacyl synthase N-terminal-like domain-containing protein: protein MSTRDNKVVVTAMGVCSPLGNSVEKFIENYKKYNAEISFKINDHLLEEELSAFKKVNQRRMDRVTRIAMLAAASCLRDSGLEIDGSNIHDVGGIFSTEYGPIASARDFINSGFELGLNSASPLLFPYTVGNAAPGAITILMGARGFNTTLSGHNPVAYTYDVISSGKAKAILAGGFEELVPEIEESYSKRTISKQGIREAAPIRRLSEGSAMLFLESEAFARSRKAEVLFEVCGYGVSSNLQKDEVSIDNFGYVAPHIIVNTMASALKRSGVDAGQISLIVSLSRDDSHQVNSEETAVKSIWNEDSPHIHYIKQKLGETFGSSGCFATIVGYLIGLDFKTSSDSKKWVMINSYHIGGNCVSVIIAI from the coding sequence ATGAGTACCAGAGATAATAAAGTGGTGGTCACTGCGATGGGAGTTTGTTCTCCGTTAGGCAATTCTGTAGAAAAATTTATAGAAAATTATAAAAAATATAATGCTGAAATTTCATTTAAAATAAATGACCATCTCCTGGAGGAAGAGTTGTCGGCATTCAAAAAAGTCAACCAAAGGAGAATGGATCGTGTTACCAGGATAGCCATGCTGGCCGCTGCCTCTTGTTTAAGGGATTCCGGATTGGAGATTGATGGATCCAACATTCATGACGTTGGGGGTATCTTTTCAACAGAATACGGTCCTATCGCCAGTGCGCGCGATTTTATCAATTCCGGCTTTGAATTGGGTCTTAATTCGGCGAGTCCCTTATTATTCCCTTATACCGTAGGGAACGCGGCGCCCGGGGCTATAACGATACTGATGGGTGCCCGGGGATTCAATACAACGCTTTCGGGGCATAATCCGGTGGCCTATACCTATGATGTAATCTCCAGTGGCAAAGCTAAAGCTATTTTGGCAGGCGGTTTTGAAGAGCTTGTCCCTGAAATAGAGGAATCTTATTCAAAAAGAACAATTTCAAAGCAAGGGATCAGGGAGGCAGCACCCATTCGCAGACTTTCAGAGGGAAGTGCGATGTTGTTTCTGGAGTCGGAGGCTTTTGCCAGATCAAGAAAGGCAGAAGTCCTTTTCGAGGTATGTGGCTACGGAGTCAGTTCAAATCTGCAAAAGGATGAGGTTTCTATTGATAATTTTGGATATGTGGCTCCTCATATTATTGTTAATACCATGGCTTCTGCCCTGAAAAGAAGCGGAGTCGATGCCGGTCAGATATCATTAATTGTTTCCTTGTCGCGGGATGACAGTCATCAGGTTAATTCTGAGGAGACTGCCGTAAAAAGCATCTGGAATGAAGACAGCCCTCATATTCATTATATCAAACAAAAGTTAGGTGAAACTTTTGGGTCTTCAGGCTGTTTTGCCACAATTGTAGGATATCTTATCGGACTGGATTTCAAAACATCTTCAGATTCAAAAAAATGGGTGATGATCAACAGCTACCATATCGGAGGTAACTGTGTCAGTGTAATCATTGCTATTTAA